The following proteins come from a genomic window of Trifolium pratense cultivar HEN17-A07 linkage group LG4, ARS_RC_1.1, whole genome shotgun sequence:
- the LOC123921596 gene encoding aromatic aminotransferase ISS1-like isoform X4: protein MGSFGNLAKRVVETEMPIMVKMQELLRGAKNAVSLAQGVVYWQPPKEALDKVKELVYDPSISRYGNDEGIPELRAALVKKLRDENNLHKSSVMVTAGANQAFVNLVLTLCDAGDSVVMFAPYYFNAYMSFQMTGITDIQVGPSNPETLHPDADWLEKVLSESKPVPKLVTVVNPGNPTGTYIPDSLLKLGDYYICRMEFQALL from the exons atgggTTCTTTTGGAAATCTAGCTAAGAGGGTTGTGGAAACTGAGATGCCTATTATGGTTAAG ATGCAGGAATTGCTACGAGGAGCTAAGAATGCTGTGTCTTTGGCACag GGGGTGGTTTATTGGCAACCTCCAAAGGAAGCGTTGGATAAGGTGAAAGAACTTGTGTATGATCCTTCTATTAGTCGTTATGGTAATGATGAAGGCATTCCTGAACTCAGAGCGGCATTAGTGAAAAAG TTGCgtgatgaaaataatttgcacaAATCCTCGGTAATGGTTACAGCAGGTGCCAATCAG GCGTTCGTGAATCTTGTTCTTACTTTGTGTGATGCGGGGGATTCTGTGGTGATGTTTGCCCCTTACTACTTCAATGCATACATGTCCTTCCAGATGACCGGCATTACTGATATACAAGTTGGTCCCAGTAACCCGGAAACACTTCATCCAGATGCAG ACTGGTTGGAAAAAGTGTTATCAGAGAGTAAACCTGTGCCGAAGCTAGTAACTGTTGTAAACCCTGGCAACCCAACTGGAACCTACATTCCAGACTCTCTTCTGAAG
- the LOC123921596 gene encoding aromatic aminotransferase ISS1-like isoform X8 produces the protein MGSFGNLAKRVVETEMPIMVKMQELLRGAKNAVSLAQGVVYWQPPKEALDKVKELVYDPSISRYGNDEGIPELRAALVKKLRDENNLHKSSVMVTAGANQAFVNLVLTLCDAGDSVVMFAPYYFNAYMSFQMTGITDIQVGPSNPETLHPDADWLEKVLSESKPVPKLVTVVNPGNPTGTYIPDSLLKLLRMTRILLN, from the exons atgggTTCTTTTGGAAATCTAGCTAAGAGGGTTGTGGAAACTGAGATGCCTATTATGGTTAAG ATGCAGGAATTGCTACGAGGAGCTAAGAATGCTGTGTCTTTGGCACag GGGGTGGTTTATTGGCAACCTCCAAAGGAAGCGTTGGATAAGGTGAAAGAACTTGTGTATGATCCTTCTATTAGTCGTTATGGTAATGATGAAGGCATTCCTGAACTCAGAGCGGCATTAGTGAAAAAG TTGCgtgatgaaaataatttgcacaAATCCTCGGTAATGGTTACAGCAGGTGCCAATCAG GCGTTCGTGAATCTTGTTCTTACTTTGTGTGATGCGGGGGATTCTGTGGTGATGTTTGCCCCTTACTACTTCAATGCATACATGTCCTTCCAGATGACCGGCATTACTGATATACAAGTTGGTCCCAGTAACCCGGAAACACTTCATCCAGATGCAG ACTGGTTGGAAAAAGTGTTATCAGAGAGTAAACCTGTGCCGAAGCTAGTAACTGTTGTAAACCCTGGCAACCCAACTGGAACCTACATTCCAGACTCTCTTCTGAAG
- the LOC123921596 gene encoding aromatic aminotransferase ISS1-like isoform X10: MGSFGNLAKRVVETEMPIMVKMQELLRGAKNAVSLAQGVVYWQPPKEALDKVKELVYDPSISRYGNDEGIPELRAALVKKLRDENNLHKSSVMVTAGANQAFVNLVLTLCDAGDSVVMFAPYYFNAYMSFQMTGITDIQVGPSNPETLHPDADWLEKVLSESKPVPKLVTVVNPGNPTGTYIPDSLLKRYH; the protein is encoded by the exons atgggTTCTTTTGGAAATCTAGCTAAGAGGGTTGTGGAAACTGAGATGCCTATTATGGTTAAG ATGCAGGAATTGCTACGAGGAGCTAAGAATGCTGTGTCTTTGGCACag GGGGTGGTTTATTGGCAACCTCCAAAGGAAGCGTTGGATAAGGTGAAAGAACTTGTGTATGATCCTTCTATTAGTCGTTATGGTAATGATGAAGGCATTCCTGAACTCAGAGCGGCATTAGTGAAAAAG TTGCgtgatgaaaataatttgcacaAATCCTCGGTAATGGTTACAGCAGGTGCCAATCAG GCGTTCGTGAATCTTGTTCTTACTTTGTGTGATGCGGGGGATTCTGTGGTGATGTTTGCCCCTTACTACTTCAATGCATACATGTCCTTCCAGATGACCGGCATTACTGATATACAAGTTGGTCCCAGTAACCCGGAAACACTTCATCCAGATGCAG ACTGGTTGGAAAAAGTGTTATCAGAGAGTAAACCTGTGCCGAAGCTAGTAACTGTTGTAAACCCTGGCAACCCAACTGGAACCTACATTCCAGACTCTCTTCTGAAG
- the LOC123921603 gene encoding CASP-like protein 1C1, protein MAKTSRICHLLLRFLAFSATLSAVIVMVSSHERATFFNVSFEAKYTTSPALKYFVIANSVVTVYGFLVLFLPAESLLWRLVVAMDMVLTMLLISSLSAALAIAQVAKQGNNSAAWLPICGSVPKFCNHITGALIASFIGVIIYMILLLHSIHSVLDPLLLKKT, encoded by the exons ATGGCCAAGACTAGTAGAATATGCCATCTTTTGTTAAGGTTCTTGGCCTTCTCAGCCACCTTGTCAGCAGTAATTGTCATGGTTTCTAGCCATGAAAGAGCAACCTTCTTCAATGTTTCCTTTGAAGCAAAATACACTACCTCCCCTGCCCTAAA GTACTTTGTGATTGCAAACTCTGTTGTTACTGTCTATGGATTTTTGGTCCTCTTTCTTCCAGCAGAAAGCTTGCTATGGCGACTTGTGGTAGCCATGGATATG GTTTTGACAATGTTACTCATTTCAAGCCTGTCTGCAGCTTTGGCTATAGCTCAAGTGGCAAAGCAAGGAAACAATTCTGCAGCTTGGCTACCAATATGTGGTTCAGTCCCCAAATTTTGCAATCATATTACAGGAGCTCTAATTGCAAGTTTCATTGGAGTCATTATTTACATGATTCTTCTATTGCATTCCATTCATAGTGTCCTTGACCCTCTCCTCTTGAAAAAAACTTGA
- the LOC123921596 gene encoding aromatic aminotransferase ISS1-like isoform X7, whose translation MGSFGNLAKRVVETEMPIMVKMQELLRGAKNAVSLAQGVVYWQPPKEALDKVKELVYDPSISRYGNDEGIPELRAALVKKLRDENNLHKSSVMVTAGANQAFVNLVLTLCDAGDSVVMFAPYYFNAYMSFQMTGITDIQVGPSNPETLHPDADWLEKVLSESKPVPKLVTVVNPGNPTGTYIPDSLLKVSCFLIIIASHILG comes from the exons atgggTTCTTTTGGAAATCTAGCTAAGAGGGTTGTGGAAACTGAGATGCCTATTATGGTTAAG ATGCAGGAATTGCTACGAGGAGCTAAGAATGCTGTGTCTTTGGCACag GGGGTGGTTTATTGGCAACCTCCAAAGGAAGCGTTGGATAAGGTGAAAGAACTTGTGTATGATCCTTCTATTAGTCGTTATGGTAATGATGAAGGCATTCCTGAACTCAGAGCGGCATTAGTGAAAAAG TTGCgtgatgaaaataatttgcacaAATCCTCGGTAATGGTTACAGCAGGTGCCAATCAG GCGTTCGTGAATCTTGTTCTTACTTTGTGTGATGCGGGGGATTCTGTGGTGATGTTTGCCCCTTACTACTTCAATGCATACATGTCCTTCCAGATGACCGGCATTACTGATATACAAGTTGGTCCCAGTAACCCGGAAACACTTCATCCAGATGCAG ACTGGTTGGAAAAAGTGTTATCAGAGAGTAAACCTGTGCCGAAGCTAGTAACTGTTGTAAACCCTGGCAACCCAACTGGAACCTACATTCCAGACTCTCTTCTGAAG
- the LOC123921596 gene encoding aromatic aminotransferase ISS1-like isoform X6: MGSFGNLAKRVVETEMPIMVKMQELLRGAKNAVSLAQGVVYWQPPKEALDKVKELVYDPSISRYGNDEGIPELRAALVKKLRDENNLHKSSVMVTAGANQAFVNLVLTLCDAGDSVVMFAPYYFNAYMSFQMTGITDIQVGPSNPETLHPDADWLEKVLSESKPVPKLVTVVNPGNPTGTYIPDSLLKVSMVVVKMEKNMLM, encoded by the exons atgggTTCTTTTGGAAATCTAGCTAAGAGGGTTGTGGAAACTGAGATGCCTATTATGGTTAAG ATGCAGGAATTGCTACGAGGAGCTAAGAATGCTGTGTCTTTGGCACag GGGGTGGTTTATTGGCAACCTCCAAAGGAAGCGTTGGATAAGGTGAAAGAACTTGTGTATGATCCTTCTATTAGTCGTTATGGTAATGATGAAGGCATTCCTGAACTCAGAGCGGCATTAGTGAAAAAG TTGCgtgatgaaaataatttgcacaAATCCTCGGTAATGGTTACAGCAGGTGCCAATCAG GCGTTCGTGAATCTTGTTCTTACTTTGTGTGATGCGGGGGATTCTGTGGTGATGTTTGCCCCTTACTACTTCAATGCATACATGTCCTTCCAGATGACCGGCATTACTGATATACAAGTTGGTCCCAGTAACCCGGAAACACTTCATCCAGATGCAG ACTGGTTGGAAAAAGTGTTATCAGAGAGTAAACCTGTGCCGAAGCTAGTAACTGTTGTAAACCCTGGCAACCCAACTGGAACCTACATTCCAGACTCTCTTCTGAAG
- the LOC123921596 gene encoding aromatic aminotransferase ISS1-like isoform X9 — protein MGSFGNLAKRVVETEMPIMVKMQELLRGAKNAVSLAQGVVYWQPPKEALDKVKELVYDPSISRYGNDEGIPELRAALVKKLRDENNLHKSSVMVTAGANQAFVNLVLTLCDAGDSVVMFAPYYFNAYMSFQMTGITDIQVGPSNPETLHPDADWLEKVLSESKPVPKLVTVVNPGNPTGTYIPDSLLKVKDGL, from the exons atgggTTCTTTTGGAAATCTAGCTAAGAGGGTTGTGGAAACTGAGATGCCTATTATGGTTAAG ATGCAGGAATTGCTACGAGGAGCTAAGAATGCTGTGTCTTTGGCACag GGGGTGGTTTATTGGCAACCTCCAAAGGAAGCGTTGGATAAGGTGAAAGAACTTGTGTATGATCCTTCTATTAGTCGTTATGGTAATGATGAAGGCATTCCTGAACTCAGAGCGGCATTAGTGAAAAAG TTGCgtgatgaaaataatttgcacaAATCCTCGGTAATGGTTACAGCAGGTGCCAATCAG GCGTTCGTGAATCTTGTTCTTACTTTGTGTGATGCGGGGGATTCTGTGGTGATGTTTGCCCCTTACTACTTCAATGCATACATGTCCTTCCAGATGACCGGCATTACTGATATACAAGTTGGTCCCAGTAACCCGGAAACACTTCATCCAGATGCAG ACTGGTTGGAAAAAGTGTTATCAGAGAGTAAACCTGTGCCGAAGCTAGTAACTGTTGTAAACCCTGGCAACCCAACTGGAACCTACATTCCAGACTCTCTTCTGAAG
- the LOC123921596 gene encoding aromatic aminotransferase ISS1-like isoform X5, translating to MGSFGNLAKRVVETEMPIMVKMQELLRGAKNAVSLAQGVVYWQPPKEALDKVKELVYDPSISRYGNDEGIPELRAALVKKLRDENNLHKSSVMVTAGANQAFVNLVLTLCDAGDSVVMFAPYYFNAYMSFQMTGITDIQVGPSNPETLHPDADWLEKVLSESKPVPKLVTVVNPGNPTGTYIPDSLLKVISLTCLRNNSEIYL from the exons atgggTTCTTTTGGAAATCTAGCTAAGAGGGTTGTGGAAACTGAGATGCCTATTATGGTTAAG ATGCAGGAATTGCTACGAGGAGCTAAGAATGCTGTGTCTTTGGCACag GGGGTGGTTTATTGGCAACCTCCAAAGGAAGCGTTGGATAAGGTGAAAGAACTTGTGTATGATCCTTCTATTAGTCGTTATGGTAATGATGAAGGCATTCCTGAACTCAGAGCGGCATTAGTGAAAAAG TTGCgtgatgaaaataatttgcacaAATCCTCGGTAATGGTTACAGCAGGTGCCAATCAG GCGTTCGTGAATCTTGTTCTTACTTTGTGTGATGCGGGGGATTCTGTGGTGATGTTTGCCCCTTACTACTTCAATGCATACATGTCCTTCCAGATGACCGGCATTACTGATATACAAGTTGGTCCCAGTAACCCGGAAACACTTCATCCAGATGCAG ACTGGTTGGAAAAAGTGTTATCAGAGAGTAAACCTGTGCCGAAGCTAGTAACTGTTGTAAACCCTGGCAACCCAACTGGAACCTACATTCCAGACTCTCTTCTGAAG
- the LOC123921596 gene encoding aromatic aminotransferase ISS1-like isoform X12 produces the protein MGSFGNLAKRVVETEMPIMVKMQELLRGAKNAVSLAQGVVYWQPPKEALDKVKELVYDPSISRYGNDEGIPELRAALVKKLRDENNLHKSSVMVTAGANQAFVNLVLTLCDAGDSVVMFAPYYFNAYMSFQMTGITDIQVGPSNPETLHPDADWLEKVLSESKPVPKLVTVVNPGNPTGTYIPDSLLKDI, from the exons atgggTTCTTTTGGAAATCTAGCTAAGAGGGTTGTGGAAACTGAGATGCCTATTATGGTTAAG ATGCAGGAATTGCTACGAGGAGCTAAGAATGCTGTGTCTTTGGCACag GGGGTGGTTTATTGGCAACCTCCAAAGGAAGCGTTGGATAAGGTGAAAGAACTTGTGTATGATCCTTCTATTAGTCGTTATGGTAATGATGAAGGCATTCCTGAACTCAGAGCGGCATTAGTGAAAAAG TTGCgtgatgaaaataatttgcacaAATCCTCGGTAATGGTTACAGCAGGTGCCAATCAG GCGTTCGTGAATCTTGTTCTTACTTTGTGTGATGCGGGGGATTCTGTGGTGATGTTTGCCCCTTACTACTTCAATGCATACATGTCCTTCCAGATGACCGGCATTACTGATATACAAGTTGGTCCCAGTAACCCGGAAACACTTCATCCAGATGCAG ACTGGTTGGAAAAAGTGTTATCAGAGAGTAAACCTGTGCCGAAGCTAGTAACTGTTGTAAACCCTGGCAACCCAACTGGAACCTACATTCCAGACTCTCTTCTGAAG
- the LOC123921596 gene encoding aromatic aminotransferase ISS1-like isoform X11 encodes MGSFGNLAKRVVETEMPIMVKMQELLRGAKNAVSLAQGVVYWQPPKEALDKVKELVYDPSISRYGNDEGIPELRAALVKKLRDENNLHKSSVMVTAGANQAFVNLVLTLCDAGDSVVMFAPYYFNAYMSFQMTGITDIQVGPSNPETLHPDADWLEKVLSESKPVPKLVTVVNPGNPTGTYIPDSLLKDF; translated from the exons atgggTTCTTTTGGAAATCTAGCTAAGAGGGTTGTGGAAACTGAGATGCCTATTATGGTTAAG ATGCAGGAATTGCTACGAGGAGCTAAGAATGCTGTGTCTTTGGCACag GGGGTGGTTTATTGGCAACCTCCAAAGGAAGCGTTGGATAAGGTGAAAGAACTTGTGTATGATCCTTCTATTAGTCGTTATGGTAATGATGAAGGCATTCCTGAACTCAGAGCGGCATTAGTGAAAAAG TTGCgtgatgaaaataatttgcacaAATCCTCGGTAATGGTTACAGCAGGTGCCAATCAG GCGTTCGTGAATCTTGTTCTTACTTTGTGTGATGCGGGGGATTCTGTGGTGATGTTTGCCCCTTACTACTTCAATGCATACATGTCCTTCCAGATGACCGGCATTACTGATATACAAGTTGGTCCCAGTAACCCGGAAACACTTCATCCAGATGCAG ACTGGTTGGAAAAAGTGTTATCAGAGAGTAAACCTGTGCCGAAGCTAGTAACTGTTGTAAACCCTGGCAACCCAACTGGAACCTACATTCCAGACTCTCTTCTGAAG